From the Halococcus hamelinensis 100A6 genome, the window ACGACCTCCACGGTGACGACCGGGTTTCGACCGCCGTGGTCGAGGTCACAGCCTCCGAGATCGACGACCCCGAGACCGACATCAACGCGCTCACGATCACGGCGGCGGCCGAAGCGATCGACGACGTGGCCGAGGACGGATTGACTGGGATCGTCGACGCCTGCGACACCGACGCGGCGCGGTTCGGTCGGCGGGTCGTGGTAGCAACGGAAACCGACGTCGAGGTCACGGCCGAACACGGGGCCGACGAGAATCACGACCTCGTCGGCGCGGCGAGCATCGTCGCGAAGGTCGCCCGTGATTCGCACATCGAACGGCTGGCGGACGAGCACGGCCCGCTCGGGAGCGGCTATCCAAGCGATCCGAACACTCGGGAGTTCCTCCGGGAGTACGTCCGTGAACACGGTGAGCTTCCGCCGTTCGCGCGTGCCTCGTGGAAAACCAGTCGGGATGTGTTGGATGCAGCTGCCCAGTCGACGCTTTCGAATTTCTGAATAAGAGTTCGAATAGCACTCGTGCGCCCCGGTTTCTGAGGGTACGCCTTTACTGACCGATAACCGCGAATCCCGATGCAAATGGGAAACCGCACCGCGACCACCACCGCCCCGCGTCAGCCACGAGCCTCCCCAGCCGATTCGCTCACTTCACTCGCTTTCGCTCGTTCCGTTCCCTCATCCCTCGCGCGAGTCGGGTGTCTCCGACGCCCTCCACACGCGCCAACCGCCTTCACACCGCTACAAAGTCCGAAAAATCGGTGATGAACGGATCGAGAGTGCGGATTCAGGTGTCCGTCAGCAGTCGCCGGAGCACGTTCCCGTAGGCCGGGCGGGTGATCAGGACCCCGATGAGCACGCCGACGATGGTGACGATGGCGAAGCCGCGGAGGTCACCCAACGAAAGCACCGCGAGCGGGCTCATCGCGATGATCGTCGTGGCGGCGGCCGCGCCGATGACCCAGAAGGCCCGCCGGAAGCGGCTCTGGAACACCCTCCCGGTCTTGACCTCGCTCTGGAGGATCTCGTCGGCGATGATCACGAGGTCGTCCACACCCGTCCCTATCACCGCGATGAATCCCGCGATGTGCGAGAGGTCGAGCGCCAGCCCGACCGCCGAGGAGAACCCGAGGAGGATGAACACCTCCGCGAGCGCGGTGATCACCATCGGGATCGCC encodes:
- the rnhB gene encoding ribonuclease HII, with amino-acid sequence MRFGVDEAGRGPVLGSLFVACVRADPADLPAGIDDSKRLSPARREALVDDLHGDDRVSTAVVEVTASEIDDPETDINALTITAAAEAIDDVAEDGLTGIVDACDTDAARFGRRVVVATETDVEVTAEHGADENHDLVGAASIVAKVARDSHIERLADEHGPLGSGYPSDPNTREFLREYVREHGELPPFARASWKTSRDVLDAAAQSTLSNF